One Desulfohalobium retbaense DSM 5692 DNA segment encodes these proteins:
- the parA gene encoding ParA family partition ATPase, which produces MIISLLNQKGGVGKTTLAVSLAGQLTQLGSRVLLIDADPQGSALDWAAAREGEPLFPVVGLPRPTVHKEIQGFVGDYDHIVIDGAPRVTDLARSVIMASDVVVIPVQPSPYDIWSAEEVVGLVNEGAIYKEKLKSCFVINRKIVNTAIGRDVKEALANYDLSILDVTVGQRVVFAEAVASGLVVSEVAPKSNAATEVKAFANELLKF; this is translated from the coding sequence ATGATTATTTCACTGCTCAATCAAAAGGGCGGTGTTGGGAAAACCACCCTGGCTGTCTCGTTGGCCGGCCAGCTTACTCAACTGGGGAGCCGGGTGCTTTTGATCGACGCAGACCCCCAGGGATCCGCCTTGGATTGGGCCGCAGCCAGAGAAGGAGAGCCGCTGTTTCCTGTGGTGGGACTGCCCAGGCCCACAGTGCACAAAGAAATTCAGGGCTTCGTCGGGGATTACGACCATATTGTGATCGATGGGGCGCCACGGGTCACGGACCTGGCCCGGTCGGTCATCATGGCCTCCGATGTGGTGGTCATACCAGTGCAGCCCTCGCCCTATGACATTTGGAGCGCCGAAGAGGTGGTGGGCCTGGTCAACGAGGGAGCTATTTATAAGGAAAAACTAAAATCATGTTTTGTAATAAATCGTAAAATCGTAAATACGGCGATTGGACGAGATGTGAAGGAGGCCTTGGCAAATTATGATCTGTCCATATTGGACGTCACCGTGGGCCAGCGAGTGGTGTTTGCTGAAGCCGTGGCCTCTGGGCTGGTCGTTTCTGAGGTGGCTCCAAAAAGCAATGCCGCCACAGAGGTTAAGGCATTTGCAAACGAGTTATTGAAATTCTAG